One part of the Engraulis encrasicolus isolate BLACKSEA-1 chromosome 17, IST_EnEncr_1.0, whole genome shotgun sequence genome encodes these proteins:
- the atxn2l gene encoding ataxin-2-like protein isoform X1 codes for MLKPQQPNSSGRKTSNGTPGSSTMSSTTSGINTSNRTTVGRSRSVKPPFQSPPVFEGVYNNARMLHFLTAVVGSTCDVRVKNGTVYEGIFKTLSSRCELAVDAVHRRGDDEGSVPPRREEITDTMIFSPNDLVTMTCRDVDLNYATRDTFTDTAISSGRVNGEHKEKVLQRWEGGDSNGESYDLEGDASNGWDANEMFRYNEENYGVKSTYDSSLSMYTVALDRSSNENFRARELRAARLASEIESSPQYRHRVALENDDGRTDEDKFSAVERDRERGRESPRDRDRERGRDSPSGPSSREGKYIPLPQRAREMGGAGGSLRGDRDRGGDRSDRGRGGSYHSSRSTPPSSSPRPPLPPASSGSGPQSNAPSSNSGAGGPPSERGSPLSSRASYTPSSPPSSSSSSSSSHALPHSHSLPHALADAGRPVNGVPSRTSPKSQRPHQPNRAARPSNTHPHSSASRSPKSEPGPQESSLPSTPYMDNKQKPSGPAPLFPVDVNEILSAAGKDRAAAAAEAVASPDDGKSSKTHSAQQLSQIEELRKFGKEFRLGSSTGGPSSPGSAAAAPAGPGGENPAAAQPGAPKAPSAAAEAPCPVPDAAKPGLTLSQQPPAPASPADDPHKEKDAASTPAPPSGASSLPLSDRQSPATPQLARTPGAEDGRPEAPVEAVTDSGSVCSSSNSSGSSSQVKRSTLNPNAKEFNPISKPPMAMSKPTSAPTPPRPTPPSPSVVLQHPAGQGAVYGAPYLSYVSQIHPVQPQQMYQYPMQAVNQGKYPRAKGSVVAQRSDHGSSAPPMLQAASAAGAPLVASHYPQSYLPYNPPQYGGQQVIQAMSPYPGQPAMYSMLQGGARMLSSGGGHPQALGPPGGPQFPGQNEGPQGPQQGIYAPQSFSHHSGAVHQPQPSSTPTGSQPQPQHTTPSPGQTGQSGPQGQSLYHSGPLSAPTPPNLPPGHSSPQASYPLPGYNIHGPQGLPHTYNLAQITQAHVQGPMSGPHPSGTHGPPQMVMLHAPPQAGPGSSQHPQHGPQQGPPQHFAYIGHPQAVQVPQQHPQQLSFHPQGN; via the exons GAGTCGATCGGTGAAACCACCTTTCCAGTCTCCACCG GTGTTTGAGGGAGTCTATAACAATGCTAGAATGCTACACTTCCTGACTGCAGTAGTG GGCTCCACCTGTGACGTGCGGGTGAAGAACGGCACGGTGTATGAAGGCATCTTCAAAACGCTCAGCTCACGG TGTGAGCTGGCGGTCGATGCGGTGCACAGGCGTGGCGATGACGAGGGCTCGGTGCCcccgaggagagaggagattacAGACACCATGATCTTCAGCCCCAACGACCTCGTCACCATGACCTGCAGAGACGTTGACCTCAACTACGCCACACGAG acacgttcacagacacagcCATCAGCTCTGGCCGTGTCAATGGGGAGCACAAGGAGAAGGTTCTCCAGAGGTGGGAGGGTGGAGACAGCAATGGAGAGAGCTACGACCTGGAGGGAGACgca TCCAACGGCTGGGATGCCAACGAGATGTTCCGCTACAATGAAGAGAATTATGGAGTCAAGTCCACATACGACTCCAGTTTATCCATGTACAC cGTTGCTCTGGATCGGAGCTCGAACGAAAACTTCCGTGCGCGCGAACTCCGCGCTGCGCGTCTGGCCAGCGAGATCGAGTCCAGTCCTCAGTATCGCCACCGGGTGGCGCTGGAGAACGATGATGGCCGCACCGACGAGGACAAGTTCAGCGCCGTGGAGCGCGACCGCGAAAGGGGACGCGAGAGCCCCCGCGACAGGGACCGCGAGAGGGGACGAGACAGCCCCAGCGGACCTAGCAG TAGAGAGGGCAAGTACATCCCGCTGCCCCAGCGTGCGCGCGAGATGGGGGGAGCGGGCGGCAGCCTGAGAGGGGACCGGGACCGGGGTGGCGATCGCTCGGACCGGGGACGTGGTGGCAGCTACCACTCCAGCCGGTCCACGCCCCCCAGCTCCTCCCCGCGACCCCCCCTGCCCCCGGCCTCCAGCGGCTCCGGACCCCAGAGCAACGCCCCCTCTTCCAA cagtgGAGCAGGTGGTCCCCCGTCGGAGAGGGGCAGCCCCCTGTCGAGCCGCGCCTCCTACACCCCCAGCAGCCCCCCCtcttcgtcatcctcctcctcctcctcacacgcGCTCCCGCACTCTCACTCCCTACCGCACGCCCTCGCCGACGCAGGGAGGCCCGtcaatggag TCCCTTCGAGAACCTCCCCCAAGTCCCAGAGACCCCACCAGCCCAACCGAGCAGCCcgcccctccaacacacacccccactcCTCAG CGTCCCGCTCTCCCAAGTCAGAGCCTGGCCCCCAGGagtcctccctcccctccactccttacATGGACAACAAGCAGAAACCCTCTGGCCCCGCCCCTCTATTCCCTGTAGATG tGAATGAGATCCTGAGCGCGGCTGGAAAggacagagcagcagcagcagcagaggccgtAGCCAGTCCAGACGACGGCAAGAGCAgcaaga CTCATTCTGCCCAGCAACTCTCTCAGATCGAGGAACTCCGCAAGTTTGGTAAAGAGTTCAGG CTGGGCTCCAGCACGGGTGGCCCCAGCTCTCCTGGctctgcagcagcagctccagcaggTCCCGGGGGTGAGAACCCCGCCGCTGCCCAGCCCGGAGCTCCCAAAGCCCCCTCGGCCGCTGCCGAGGCCCCCTGCCCCGTCCCCGACGCAGCCAAGCCTGGACTCACCCTG AGCCAGCAGCCCCCCGCACCCGCCTCCCCCGCCGACGACCCTCACAAGGAGAAGGATGCCGCCTCCACGCCCGCACCCCCCTCCGGAGCGTCCAGCTTGCCACTTTCTGACAGGCAGTCGCCAGCCACCCCACAGCTTGCCAGGACCCCCGGCGCAGAGGACGGCCGGCCAGAGGCGCCCGTTGAGGCAGTCACAGA CAGTGGCAGTgtatgcagcagcagtaacagcagcgGTAGTAGCAG CCAAGTGAAGAGGTCTACGCTGAACCCCAACGCCAAAGAGTTCAACCCCATAAGCAAGCCCCCCATGGCcatg tctaagCCCACGTCTGCCCCTACCCCTCCACGTCCGACCCCTCCCAGTCCCTCGGTGGTGCTGCAGCATCCAGCGGGCCAGGGAGCCGTGTATGGAGCGCCCTACCTCTCATATGTATCACAGATACACCCTGTACAG CCTCAGCAGATGTATCAGTACCCGATGCAGGCCGTCAACCAGGGCAAATACCCACGAGCCAAAG GTTCGGTGGTGGCTCAGCGGTCTGACCACGGCTCCTCGGCGCCCCCTATGCTCCAGGCGGCCTCTGCAGCCGGCGCCCCGCTGGTGGCCTCGCACTACCCCCAGTCATACCTGCCCTACAACCCCCCTCAGTACGGAGGACAGCAGGTCATACAGGCCATGAGCCCCTACCCcggacag CCGGCGATGTACTCCATGCTGCAGGGTGGTGCTCGTATGCTGAGTTCGGGTGGGGGCCACCCCCAGGCCCTTGGCCCCCCGGGGGGCCCCCAGTTCCCCGGACAGAACGAAGGGCCCCAGGGCCCTCAGCAGGGCATCTatg ctcctcaGTCGTTCTCTCATCACTCTGGGGCGGTTCACCAACCTCAGCCCTCAAGCACCCCTACTGGTAGCCAGCCGCAACCGCAGCACACCACGCCTAGCCCCggacag ACGGGTCAGTCGGGTCCCCAGGGCCAGTCCCTGTACCACTCGGGTCCGCTGTCGGCCCCCACCCCGCCTAACCTGCCCCCGGGACACAGCTCCCCGCAGGCCTCCTACCCGCTGCCCGGCTACAACATCCACGGACCCCAGGGGCTGCCACACACCTACAACCTCGCACAGATCACACAG gcCCATGTCCAAGGCCCCATGTCGGGCCCGCACCCGTCTGGTACCCACGGCCCCCCTCAGATGGTGATGCTGCATGCGCCCCCCCAGGCAGGACCTGGCTCCTCCCAGCACCCCCAGCACGGGCCCCAGCAGGGGCCCCCCCAGCACTTCGCTTACATCGGACACCCCCAGG CTGTTCAGGTCCCTCAGCAGCATCCCCAGCAGCTCTCCTTCCATCCTCAAGGCAACTGA
- the atxn2l gene encoding ataxin-2-like protein isoform X2 yields MLKPQQPNSSGRKTSNGTPGSSTMSSTTSGINTSNRTTVGRSRSVKPPFQSPPVFEGVYNNARMLHFLTAVVGSTCDVRVKNGTVYEGIFKTLSSRCELAVDAVHRRGDDEGSVPPRREEITDTMIFSPNDLVTMTCRDVDLNYATRDTFTDTAISSGRVNGEHKEKVLQRWEGGDSNGESYDLEGDASNGWDANEMFRYNEENYGVKSTYDSSLSMYTVALDRSSNENFRARELRAARLASEIESSPQYRHRVALENDDGRTDEDKFSAVERDRERGRESPRDRDRERGRDSPSGPSSREGKYIPLPQRAREMGGAGGSLRGDRDRGGDRSDRGRGGSYHSSRSTPPSSSPRPPLPPASSGSGPQSNAPSSNGAGGPPSERGSPLSSRASYTPSSPPSSSSSSSSSHALPHSHSLPHALADAGRPVNGVPSRTSPKSQRPHQPNRAARPSNTHPHSSASRSPKSEPGPQESSLPSTPYMDNKQKPSGPAPLFPVDVNEILSAAGKDRAAAAAEAVASPDDGKSSKTHSAQQLSQIEELRKFGKEFRLGSSTGGPSSPGSAAAAPAGPGGENPAAAQPGAPKAPSAAAEAPCPVPDAAKPGLTLSQQPPAPASPADDPHKEKDAASTPAPPSGASSLPLSDRQSPATPQLARTPGAEDGRPEAPVEAVTDSGSVCSSSNSSGSSSQVKRSTLNPNAKEFNPISKPPMAMSKPTSAPTPPRPTPPSPSVVLQHPAGQGAVYGAPYLSYVSQIHPVQPQQMYQYPMQAVNQGKYPRAKGSVVAQRSDHGSSAPPMLQAASAAGAPLVASHYPQSYLPYNPPQYGGQQVIQAMSPYPGQPAMYSMLQGGARMLSSGGGHPQALGPPGGPQFPGQNEGPQGPQQGIYAPQSFSHHSGAVHQPQPSSTPTGSQPQPQHTTPSPGQTGQSGPQGQSLYHSGPLSAPTPPNLPPGHSSPQASYPLPGYNIHGPQGLPHTYNLAQITQAHVQGPMSGPHPSGTHGPPQMVMLHAPPQAGPGSSQHPQHGPQQGPPQHFAYIGHPQAVQVPQQHPQQLSFHPQGN; encoded by the exons GAGTCGATCGGTGAAACCACCTTTCCAGTCTCCACCG GTGTTTGAGGGAGTCTATAACAATGCTAGAATGCTACACTTCCTGACTGCAGTAGTG GGCTCCACCTGTGACGTGCGGGTGAAGAACGGCACGGTGTATGAAGGCATCTTCAAAACGCTCAGCTCACGG TGTGAGCTGGCGGTCGATGCGGTGCACAGGCGTGGCGATGACGAGGGCTCGGTGCCcccgaggagagaggagattacAGACACCATGATCTTCAGCCCCAACGACCTCGTCACCATGACCTGCAGAGACGTTGACCTCAACTACGCCACACGAG acacgttcacagacacagcCATCAGCTCTGGCCGTGTCAATGGGGAGCACAAGGAGAAGGTTCTCCAGAGGTGGGAGGGTGGAGACAGCAATGGAGAGAGCTACGACCTGGAGGGAGACgca TCCAACGGCTGGGATGCCAACGAGATGTTCCGCTACAATGAAGAGAATTATGGAGTCAAGTCCACATACGACTCCAGTTTATCCATGTACAC cGTTGCTCTGGATCGGAGCTCGAACGAAAACTTCCGTGCGCGCGAACTCCGCGCTGCGCGTCTGGCCAGCGAGATCGAGTCCAGTCCTCAGTATCGCCACCGGGTGGCGCTGGAGAACGATGATGGCCGCACCGACGAGGACAAGTTCAGCGCCGTGGAGCGCGACCGCGAAAGGGGACGCGAGAGCCCCCGCGACAGGGACCGCGAGAGGGGACGAGACAGCCCCAGCGGACCTAGCAG TAGAGAGGGCAAGTACATCCCGCTGCCCCAGCGTGCGCGCGAGATGGGGGGAGCGGGCGGCAGCCTGAGAGGGGACCGGGACCGGGGTGGCGATCGCTCGGACCGGGGACGTGGTGGCAGCTACCACTCCAGCCGGTCCACGCCCCCCAGCTCCTCCCCGCGACCCCCCCTGCCCCCGGCCTCCAGCGGCTCCGGACCCCAGAGCAACGCCCCCTCTTCCAA tgGAGCAGGTGGTCCCCCGTCGGAGAGGGGCAGCCCCCTGTCGAGCCGCGCCTCCTACACCCCCAGCAGCCCCCCCtcttcgtcatcctcctcctcctcctcacacgcGCTCCCGCACTCTCACTCCCTACCGCACGCCCTCGCCGACGCAGGGAGGCCCGtcaatggag TCCCTTCGAGAACCTCCCCCAAGTCCCAGAGACCCCACCAGCCCAACCGAGCAGCCcgcccctccaacacacacccccactcCTCAG CGTCCCGCTCTCCCAAGTCAGAGCCTGGCCCCCAGGagtcctccctcccctccactccttacATGGACAACAAGCAGAAACCCTCTGGCCCCGCCCCTCTATTCCCTGTAGATG tGAATGAGATCCTGAGCGCGGCTGGAAAggacagagcagcagcagcagcagaggccgtAGCCAGTCCAGACGACGGCAAGAGCAgcaaga CTCATTCTGCCCAGCAACTCTCTCAGATCGAGGAACTCCGCAAGTTTGGTAAAGAGTTCAGG CTGGGCTCCAGCACGGGTGGCCCCAGCTCTCCTGGctctgcagcagcagctccagcaggTCCCGGGGGTGAGAACCCCGCCGCTGCCCAGCCCGGAGCTCCCAAAGCCCCCTCGGCCGCTGCCGAGGCCCCCTGCCCCGTCCCCGACGCAGCCAAGCCTGGACTCACCCTG AGCCAGCAGCCCCCCGCACCCGCCTCCCCCGCCGACGACCCTCACAAGGAGAAGGATGCCGCCTCCACGCCCGCACCCCCCTCCGGAGCGTCCAGCTTGCCACTTTCTGACAGGCAGTCGCCAGCCACCCCACAGCTTGCCAGGACCCCCGGCGCAGAGGACGGCCGGCCAGAGGCGCCCGTTGAGGCAGTCACAGA CAGTGGCAGTgtatgcagcagcagtaacagcagcgGTAGTAGCAG CCAAGTGAAGAGGTCTACGCTGAACCCCAACGCCAAAGAGTTCAACCCCATAAGCAAGCCCCCCATGGCcatg tctaagCCCACGTCTGCCCCTACCCCTCCACGTCCGACCCCTCCCAGTCCCTCGGTGGTGCTGCAGCATCCAGCGGGCCAGGGAGCCGTGTATGGAGCGCCCTACCTCTCATATGTATCACAGATACACCCTGTACAG CCTCAGCAGATGTATCAGTACCCGATGCAGGCCGTCAACCAGGGCAAATACCCACGAGCCAAAG GTTCGGTGGTGGCTCAGCGGTCTGACCACGGCTCCTCGGCGCCCCCTATGCTCCAGGCGGCCTCTGCAGCCGGCGCCCCGCTGGTGGCCTCGCACTACCCCCAGTCATACCTGCCCTACAACCCCCCTCAGTACGGAGGACAGCAGGTCATACAGGCCATGAGCCCCTACCCcggacag CCGGCGATGTACTCCATGCTGCAGGGTGGTGCTCGTATGCTGAGTTCGGGTGGGGGCCACCCCCAGGCCCTTGGCCCCCCGGGGGGCCCCCAGTTCCCCGGACAGAACGAAGGGCCCCAGGGCCCTCAGCAGGGCATCTatg ctcctcaGTCGTTCTCTCATCACTCTGGGGCGGTTCACCAACCTCAGCCCTCAAGCACCCCTACTGGTAGCCAGCCGCAACCGCAGCACACCACGCCTAGCCCCggacag ACGGGTCAGTCGGGTCCCCAGGGCCAGTCCCTGTACCACTCGGGTCCGCTGTCGGCCCCCACCCCGCCTAACCTGCCCCCGGGACACAGCTCCCCGCAGGCCTCCTACCCGCTGCCCGGCTACAACATCCACGGACCCCAGGGGCTGCCACACACCTACAACCTCGCACAGATCACACAG gcCCATGTCCAAGGCCCCATGTCGGGCCCGCACCCGTCTGGTACCCACGGCCCCCCTCAGATGGTGATGCTGCATGCGCCCCCCCAGGCAGGACCTGGCTCCTCCCAGCACCCCCAGCACGGGCCCCAGCAGGGGCCCCCCCAGCACTTCGCTTACATCGGACACCCCCAGG CTGTTCAGGTCCCTCAGCAGCATCCCCAGCAGCTCTCCTTCCATCCTCAAGGCAACTGA
- the atxn2l gene encoding ataxin-2-like protein isoform X4 — MSRSVKPPFQSPPVFEGVYNNARMLHFLTAVVGSTCDVRVKNGTVYEGIFKTLSSRCELAVDAVHRRGDDEGSVPPRREEITDTMIFSPNDLVTMTCRDVDLNYATRDTFTDTAISSGRVNGEHKEKVLQRWEGGDSNGESYDLEGDASNGWDANEMFRYNEENYGVKSTYDSSLSMYTVALDRSSNENFRARELRAARLASEIESSPQYRHRVALENDDGRTDEDKFSAVERDRERGRESPRDRDRERGRDSPSGPSSREGKYIPLPQRAREMGGAGGSLRGDRDRGGDRSDRGRGGSYHSSRSTPPSSSPRPPLPPASSGSGPQSNAPSSNSGAGGPPSERGSPLSSRASYTPSSPPSSSSSSSSSHALPHSHSLPHALADAGRPVNGVPSRTSPKSQRPHQPNRAARPSNTHPHSSASRSPKSEPGPQESSLPSTPYMDNKQKPSGPAPLFPVDVNEILSAAGKDRAAAAAEAVASPDDGKSSKTHSAQQLSQIEELRKFGKEFRLGSSTGGPSSPGSAAAAPAGPGGENPAAAQPGAPKAPSAAAEAPCPVPDAAKPGLTLSQQPPAPASPADDPHKEKDAASTPAPPSGASSLPLSDRQSPATPQLARTPGAEDGRPEAPVEAVTDSGSVCSSSNSSGSSSQVKRSTLNPNAKEFNPISKPPMAMSKPTSAPTPPRPTPPSPSVVLQHPAGQGAVYGAPYLSYVSQIHPVQPQQMYQYPMQAVNQGKYPRAKGSVVAQRSDHGSSAPPMLQAASAAGAPLVASHYPQSYLPYNPPQYGGQQVIQAMSPYPGQPAMYSMLQGGARMLSSGGGHPQALGPPGGPQFPGQNEGPQGPQQGIYAPQSFSHHSGAVHQPQPSSTPTGSQPQPQHTTPSPGQTGQSGPQGQSLYHSGPLSAPTPPNLPPGHSSPQASYPLPGYNIHGPQGLPHTYNLAQITQAHVQGPMSGPHPSGTHGPPQMVMLHAPPQAGPGSSQHPQHGPQQGPPQHFAYIGHPQAVQVPQQHPQQLSFHPQGN, encoded by the exons GAGTCGATCGGTGAAACCACCTTTCCAGTCTCCACCG GTGTTTGAGGGAGTCTATAACAATGCTAGAATGCTACACTTCCTGACTGCAGTAGTG GGCTCCACCTGTGACGTGCGGGTGAAGAACGGCACGGTGTATGAAGGCATCTTCAAAACGCTCAGCTCACGG TGTGAGCTGGCGGTCGATGCGGTGCACAGGCGTGGCGATGACGAGGGCTCGGTGCCcccgaggagagaggagattacAGACACCATGATCTTCAGCCCCAACGACCTCGTCACCATGACCTGCAGAGACGTTGACCTCAACTACGCCACACGAG acacgttcacagacacagcCATCAGCTCTGGCCGTGTCAATGGGGAGCACAAGGAGAAGGTTCTCCAGAGGTGGGAGGGTGGAGACAGCAATGGAGAGAGCTACGACCTGGAGGGAGACgca TCCAACGGCTGGGATGCCAACGAGATGTTCCGCTACAATGAAGAGAATTATGGAGTCAAGTCCACATACGACTCCAGTTTATCCATGTACAC cGTTGCTCTGGATCGGAGCTCGAACGAAAACTTCCGTGCGCGCGAACTCCGCGCTGCGCGTCTGGCCAGCGAGATCGAGTCCAGTCCTCAGTATCGCCACCGGGTGGCGCTGGAGAACGATGATGGCCGCACCGACGAGGACAAGTTCAGCGCCGTGGAGCGCGACCGCGAAAGGGGACGCGAGAGCCCCCGCGACAGGGACCGCGAGAGGGGACGAGACAGCCCCAGCGGACCTAGCAG TAGAGAGGGCAAGTACATCCCGCTGCCCCAGCGTGCGCGCGAGATGGGGGGAGCGGGCGGCAGCCTGAGAGGGGACCGGGACCGGGGTGGCGATCGCTCGGACCGGGGACGTGGTGGCAGCTACCACTCCAGCCGGTCCACGCCCCCCAGCTCCTCCCCGCGACCCCCCCTGCCCCCGGCCTCCAGCGGCTCCGGACCCCAGAGCAACGCCCCCTCTTCCAA cagtgGAGCAGGTGGTCCCCCGTCGGAGAGGGGCAGCCCCCTGTCGAGCCGCGCCTCCTACACCCCCAGCAGCCCCCCCtcttcgtcatcctcctcctcctcctcacacgcGCTCCCGCACTCTCACTCCCTACCGCACGCCCTCGCCGACGCAGGGAGGCCCGtcaatggag TCCCTTCGAGAACCTCCCCCAAGTCCCAGAGACCCCACCAGCCCAACCGAGCAGCCcgcccctccaacacacacccccactcCTCAG CGTCCCGCTCTCCCAAGTCAGAGCCTGGCCCCCAGGagtcctccctcccctccactccttacATGGACAACAAGCAGAAACCCTCTGGCCCCGCCCCTCTATTCCCTGTAGATG tGAATGAGATCCTGAGCGCGGCTGGAAAggacagagcagcagcagcagcagaggccgtAGCCAGTCCAGACGACGGCAAGAGCAgcaaga CTCATTCTGCCCAGCAACTCTCTCAGATCGAGGAACTCCGCAAGTTTGGTAAAGAGTTCAGG CTGGGCTCCAGCACGGGTGGCCCCAGCTCTCCTGGctctgcagcagcagctccagcaggTCCCGGGGGTGAGAACCCCGCCGCTGCCCAGCCCGGAGCTCCCAAAGCCCCCTCGGCCGCTGCCGAGGCCCCCTGCCCCGTCCCCGACGCAGCCAAGCCTGGACTCACCCTG AGCCAGCAGCCCCCCGCACCCGCCTCCCCCGCCGACGACCCTCACAAGGAGAAGGATGCCGCCTCCACGCCCGCACCCCCCTCCGGAGCGTCCAGCTTGCCACTTTCTGACAGGCAGTCGCCAGCCACCCCACAGCTTGCCAGGACCCCCGGCGCAGAGGACGGCCGGCCAGAGGCGCCCGTTGAGGCAGTCACAGA CAGTGGCAGTgtatgcagcagcagtaacagcagcgGTAGTAGCAG CCAAGTGAAGAGGTCTACGCTGAACCCCAACGCCAAAGAGTTCAACCCCATAAGCAAGCCCCCCATGGCcatg tctaagCCCACGTCTGCCCCTACCCCTCCACGTCCGACCCCTCCCAGTCCCTCGGTGGTGCTGCAGCATCCAGCGGGCCAGGGAGCCGTGTATGGAGCGCCCTACCTCTCATATGTATCACAGATACACCCTGTACAG CCTCAGCAGATGTATCAGTACCCGATGCAGGCCGTCAACCAGGGCAAATACCCACGAGCCAAAG GTTCGGTGGTGGCTCAGCGGTCTGACCACGGCTCCTCGGCGCCCCCTATGCTCCAGGCGGCCTCTGCAGCCGGCGCCCCGCTGGTGGCCTCGCACTACCCCCAGTCATACCTGCCCTACAACCCCCCTCAGTACGGAGGACAGCAGGTCATACAGGCCATGAGCCCCTACCCcggacag CCGGCGATGTACTCCATGCTGCAGGGTGGTGCTCGTATGCTGAGTTCGGGTGGGGGCCACCCCCAGGCCCTTGGCCCCCCGGGGGGCCCCCAGTTCCCCGGACAGAACGAAGGGCCCCAGGGCCCTCAGCAGGGCATCTatg ctcctcaGTCGTTCTCTCATCACTCTGGGGCGGTTCACCAACCTCAGCCCTCAAGCACCCCTACTGGTAGCCAGCCGCAACCGCAGCACACCACGCCTAGCCCCggacag ACGGGTCAGTCGGGTCCCCAGGGCCAGTCCCTGTACCACTCGGGTCCGCTGTCGGCCCCCACCCCGCCTAACCTGCCCCCGGGACACAGCTCCCCGCAGGCCTCCTACCCGCTGCCCGGCTACAACATCCACGGACCCCAGGGGCTGCCACACACCTACAACCTCGCACAGATCACACAG gcCCATGTCCAAGGCCCCATGTCGGGCCCGCACCCGTCTGGTACCCACGGCCCCCCTCAGATGGTGATGCTGCATGCGCCCCCCCAGGCAGGACCTGGCTCCTCCCAGCACCCCCAGCACGGGCCCCAGCAGGGGCCCCCCCAGCACTTCGCTTACATCGGACACCCCCAGG CTGTTCAGGTCCCTCAGCAGCATCCCCAGCAGCTCTCCTTCCATCCTCAAGGCAACTGA